Proteins from a genomic interval of Crassostrea angulata isolate pt1a10 chromosome 7, ASM2561291v2, whole genome shotgun sequence:
- the LOC128156423 gene encoding parafibromin-like yields MADVLSNLRQYNINKKEIKEEDDQVIFGELAWPKTVKTNYVIYGTGKDGIPKEYYTLDCILFLLKNVQLQHALYVREAAAKGVPVVRRPDRKDLLSYLNGETTSSTNIDKSAPLEIPLQKPPQAKRGATDTHEGDKKKPRLEEKQVQEARLNWINKIDAPRETAVLQAALASSSLPEAMPLEKIAAIKAKRLAKKRTMIKVDENDIQTGALEQRSFVDAEVDVTRDIVSRERLWRTRTTILQSQGKQFAKNIFGILQSIKAREEGTQKHHPAPHTPSVAPAKPPQPVAGYNRYNQESFKSKEDTGEFQIDTNRSYHKMTLKFVTEGGPSQKKRPEPQRPQPQPMSRPVSQARPPPNQKKGSRTPIIIIPAATTSLITMFNAKDVLQDLRFVSTDEKKAQGTKRDNEVLIQRRKSGGLTVPYRVIDNPLKLSQDDWERVVAVFVQGPAWQFKNWPWNGNPVEIFSKVKAFHLKWAELPLEANVSKWAVTVLNLDRMRRHLDRATLNMFWEVLDKYMAKEKPHLRY; encoded by the exons atggCTGATGTTTTGAGCAATTTGAGACAGTACAACatcaacaaaaaagaaataaaagaagaaGATGATCAGGTCATATTTGGAGAACTTGCTTGGCCAAAGACTGTTAAGACGAACTACGTCATATATGG aaCGGGTAAAGATGGAATTCCCAAAGAGTACTACACACTCGATTGCATTCTGTTCCTGTTGAAAAATGTGCAACTTCAGCATGCCCTATACGTCAGAGAAGCTGCG gCTAAAGGCGTACCAGTTGTTCGTCGTCCAGACAGAAAAGATTTACTGTCCTACCTTAATGGGGAAACAACTTCTTCAACCAACATTGACAAAAGTGCTCCTCTTGAAATCCCCTTACAAAAGCCTCCACAAG CCAAGAGAGGAGCAACAGATACACATGAAGGCGACAAAAAGAAACCCAGATTAGAG GAAAAACAAGTACAAGAAGCAAGGTTGAACTGGATCAACAAAATCGATGCACCAAGGGAAACCGCAGTCCTTCAAGCAGCTTTAGC GTCTTCATCTCTACCAGAGGCCATGCCTCTTGAAAAGATTGCAGCCATCAAAGCTAAAAGGTTGGCCAAAAAGCGAACAATGATCAAAGTGGATGAAAATGACATACAGACGGGGGCGCTGGAGCAGAGGAGCTTCGTCGACGCTGAAGTAGATGTAACCAGAGACATCGTCAGCAGAGAGCGGTTATGGCGAACAAGAACCACAATTTTACAGAGTCAAGGAAAA CAATTTGCAAAGAACATCTTTGGAATTCTACAGTCAATAAAAGCCCGAGAGGAAGGCACCCAGAAACATCATCCAGCTCCCCATACTCCCTCAGTG GCTCCAGCTAAACCTCCCCAGCCAGTTGCTGGATACAACAGATACAACCAAGAGTCTTTCAAAAGCAAAGAAG ACACTGGAGAATTCCAGATTGATACCAACAGATCTTACCACAAGATGACCCTCAAGTTTGTGACGGAGGGTGGACCCTCACAGAAGAAACGCCCCGAACCTCAAAGACCGCAACCCCAGCCAATGTCAAGGCCAGTCTCACAGGCCCGGCCGCCACCCAATCAGAAAAAAG GCTCCAGAACACCTATTATTATCATCCCAGCAGCAACTACATCACTTATCACCATGTTCAATGCAAAAGACGTACTTCAAGATCTAAG ATTTGTGAGCACGGACGAGAAGAAGGCGCAGGGCACCAAACGAGACAATGAAGTCTTGATCCAGAGAAGAAAGTCAGGGGGACTAACTGTGCCATACCGTGTCATTGATAATCCCCTCAAACTCTCTCAAGACGACTG GGAAAGGGTTGTAGCAGTTTTTGTACAGGGTCCAGCGTGGCAGTTTAAAAACTGGCCTTGGAATGGTAACCCAGTGGAAATATTCTCAAAAG tCAAAGCATTTCATTTGAAGTGGGCAGAACTGCCTTTAGAAGCCAACGTATCCAAGTGGGCAGTTACAGTGTTAAATCTGGACCGCATGAGGCGCCATCTTGACAGAGCCACACTCAACATGTTTTGGGAAGTGTTGGACAA GTACATGGCAAAAGAGAAGCCTCATTTGCGATATTGA
- the LOC128156424 gene encoding 6-phosphogluconolactonase-like has translation MAAPRVLVLESEADVSSKLCDLVIEKANSAIERDGKFTVGLSGGSMAKFLCNGLPSRTTDWSKWRVFFCDERHVPFTDPECTYTIYKSKLVDNGGPLPGENIFPINPDLSVEEAAQAYKEKILEVFGGVDLPKFHLLLLGMGPDGHTCSLFPGHPLLKVTKDIISPISDSPKPPPKRVTMTFPMINNCECAIFASCGGGKAEIVKRVLESDGGEPLPAARVKPTQGELIWILDKAAASQLKAQSNI, from the exons ATGGCTGCGCCCAGAGTATTGGTGTTAGAGTCAGAAGCCGACGTATCATCTAAGCTTTGTGACCTTGTTATAGAGAAAGCAAACTCAGCTATTGAAAGAGATGGGAAATTTACGGTTGGATTATCGG gaGGGAGCATGGCCAAGTTTCTGTGCAATGGTTTACCCAGCAGGACAACAGACTGGAGTAAATGGAGAGTGTTTTTCTGTGATGAGAGACATGTACCATTCACAGATCCAGAATGTACATACACCATCTACAAATCAAAGTTAGTGGACAATGGAGGACCACTTCCAGGGGAAAACATCTTCCCAATCAACCCTGATCTCTCTG TGGAGGAAGCAGCCCAGGCTTACAAGGAGAAGATCCTGGAGGTGTTTGGAGGAGTGGACCTCCCAAAATTCCATCTGCTGTTGCTAGGAATGGGACCAGATGGACACACCTGCTCCTTGTTCCCTGGGCATCCTCTTCTTAAG GTAACTAAGGATATAATTTCTCCCATCAGTGATTCCCCGAAACCTCCTCCTAAAAGAGTGACCATGACCTTTCCAATGATCAATAACTGTGAATGTGCCATATTCGCCTCTTGTGGGGGAGGCAAGGCGGAGATTGTAAAG AGGGTGCTGGAGTCGGACGGCGGGGAACCACTGCCTGCCGCCAGGGTCAAACCCACCCAAGGAGAACTGATCTGGATTTTGGACAAAGCTGCCGCCTCTCAACTCAAAGCCCAGTCCAACATCTAA
- the LOC128193234 gene encoding xaa-Pro aminopeptidase 3-like — protein MMALQKGFRSLSIFKNHFRRISTSYLSPKLEGLSKDPSDITVEEYKTRRKNLIKLCLDSEPWRTSRNLLLCVPAAPPAYYSDQILYPFRQNTDFNYLCGYPKPNCVLILFTESGKEENFKSILFVPQPFEHQRIWDGEFEGEDSIARSTGVDEVKFTKDIASFLSTFVTDNSKFSLWYNYQKAVNPDFHKSVMADFLRQGKYKKLESCDLFVQSLRVVKSPGEIALIRKSMEITKAAFAAVDHMIDEWQSKRSKNSPLFEYEIQAVMEYVCQLNGGRLAYIPVIAGGNRGTTIHYVQNNNKIDPRELLLIDAGCEYKGYTTDITRVLNFSNLTYEQKVIIGLVQLVQEACIQMCTPQYSLNDIYRRMITIIGEYLQVMGFLDLKLEGKQFDRGADRFCPHHVGHYLGMDLHDTPLVSKEKKLQPGTVLTIEPGLYLRPEYIPENLSLFKGIAVRLEENILVTEKDPINLSEKVSPREKSFLARDADECMIDEKAQRIIAKLISNTGIK, from the exons ATGATGGCTTTACAAA AAGGATTCCGTTCCCTTTCCATTTTCAAGAATCACTTTAGAAGGATTTCCACCAGCTATCTTTCACCAAAACTTGAAGGACTTTCAAAGGATCCATCAGATATAACAGTAGAAGAATACAAAACTAGAAGGAAGAATTTGATAAAACTGTGTTTGGATAGTGAACCTTGGAGAACTTCTCGTAACCTCCTCCTCTGTGTCCCAGCTGCGCCCCCGGCATACTATAGCGACCAAATTCTCTACCCCTTCCGACAGAATACAGACTTCAACTATCTCTGTGGCTATCCAAAGCCAAACTGTGTTTTAATCTTGTTCACTGAATCAGGAAAAGAAGAGAATTTCAAATCGATTTTGTTTGTTCCTCAACCTTTTGAGCATCAGAGAATCTGGGACGGTGAATTTGAGGGTGAAGACAGTATAGCAAGATCAACAGGAGTTGATGAAGTGAAGTTCACAAAAGACATTGCTAGTTTCCTGTCTACTTTTGTGACAGATAATAGTAAATTTTCTCTGTGGTATAACTACCAAAAGGCTGTAAATCcagattttcataaatcagtgaTGGCCGATTTTTTGCGGCAGGGAAAGTACAAGAAACTTGAGAGCTGTGATCTCTTCGTTCAGTCGCTTCGAGTAGTAAAATCGCCAGGTGAAATCGCTCTCATAAGGAAAAGTATGGAGATAACAAAGGCAGCGTTTGCTGCTGTTGATCACATGATTGATGAATGGCAGTcaaagaggtcaaag AACAGTCCTTTGTTTGAGTATGAAATTCAAGCAGTAATGGAATATGTCTGCCAGTTGAATGGAGGGCGACTAGCGTATATTCCTGTTATTGCAG GAGGCAACAGAGGAACCACGATACACTatgtacaaaacaacaacaagatAGACCCTAGAGAGCTTCTGCTGATAGATGCTGGCTGTGAATACAAGGGATATACCACGGATATCACGAGGGTCCTCAATTTTTCAA ATTTGACCTATGAGCAGAAGGTCATCATTGGACTTGTACAACTCGTACAGGAGGCATGTATCCAGATGTGTACACCACAATACAGCCTGAATGACATCTACAGGAGGATGATAACAATCATCGGGGAATACCTCCAAGTCATGGGGTTCTTGGACTTAAAACTTGAGGGGAAGCAGTTTGATAGG GGGGCTGACAGGTTCTGTCCTCATCATGTAGGCCATTATCTTGGAATGGATCTTCATGATACACCATTAGTATCGAAGGAAAAAAAGTTACAGCCAGGCACTGTGTTAACCATAGAACCAG GTTTATATTTGCGACCAGAGTACATCCCAGAAAATCTTTCTTTATTCAAAGGAATAGCTGTGAGATTAGAAGAAAACATTTTGGTGACAGAAAAAGACCCAATTAATTTGTCGGAAAAAGTGTCTCCACGTGAAAAGAGCTTTCTAGCTCGAGACGCAGATGAATGTATGATTGATGAAAAAGCTCAAAGAATAATTGCAAAACTTATTTCTAATACTGGAATAAAGTGA